One Drosophila gunungcola strain Sukarami chromosome 2R unlocalized genomic scaffold, Dgunungcola_SK_2 000004F, whole genome shotgun sequence genomic window, AAGAGGTCGTTTTCGAAAACATCCAGCACGGAGACAATGTTCTTGTGGCTCAGCGTCTGCAGCAGATGGATCTCGATAGGAACTTCCTTGCAGTCGCGGCTCTTGACCATGAACTGCGAGCAGAGCTTCTCCTTCAGAATGAACTTGGTGATGACGAGCAGTCGATCGGTGTTGCGGAAGGCCATGTTCACATACCCGTAGGCTCCCCGCCCGATCTGCCGTATCGAGGTGTAGTGCTTGCTGTAGTCCCCCACATAGAGCTCGTCCTCGTACTTGCAGACCAGTGACAGCGAGTTCGGCCTGCTGGAGTTCTGGGCCGCCGTGCTCTTTATGACCTGACCCAGCGACTGCTCAATGGTGCTGGCCATGCTGTTGAATGTGGACGTGAGATTCGCGTAGTTGTACTTATCGCCATCCAGCCGAGTGCTGGGGTTGCGACACACCCAGATGCAGTACACCCGATTGGAGCAGGGCAGGATCTGCATCAGCACGGAGTAGACCACCTCGATGACGGTGCCGTCGGCGTGGATGGCCTCGCCCACGAAGCTGCCGTTGATGGAGCTGAGCAGCCTGGTGGCGGGATTGCTGCCGGACGCATCACAAGTCTCCGTCGAGGCGGACTTTCCCTTGTCCAGCGGCATCTCGTGCAATCCTCCCTCGAACTCGTCGGCGGGAAAGCTATTCGAGGCATTCACTGGCGTTAAAATGTCATCTATGGTGCAGTCGTCTGGCTGGCGGAGATCGCAGAACAGTCCACCGCTGCCCTCCAGGTGGACATCACTCGCCGAGGCTTCGTTGTGGGCTTGGACTGGCATGGCTACTTTATTGGCGGAGCTCTTTCGGCAGGACTGCAGCGAGGAGTCGTTGTCCAGGACAAAGGGATCGGTGTCCGGCTCCCAGTCGTTGCTGGTTATCGAGGTGTTCGAGACATTGGGGCTCTTGTCCTCCCGCGAGTCCTTGCCAAAGTTGGGCAGAATGGAGGATATATGCATGTTCATGATCTTGTCCTGGCCATAGCCGAACATCAGCAGCGAAAAGGGCTGGTTGCACATCAGTATGTTGCCCACATCGTCCACCACGAGCAGGCCACTGAGGTTCTGAAAGACCCACACGGTGATGTTCAGGCCTGAGCCCTCATCCAGGGCCAGGAGCAGGCACAGCGGGAACTTCACATTGTCCGTGGTTCTTCCGGTGGCCCTCTGTTTTCGCAGGCTCTTCGGCAACTCCCGGCTGTCCGGATCGGGCAGCTTTATGAACGGAATCAGGGCGGTGACATTGAGGCCCACCACACTTTCGGTGGATTCGTAAAAGAATATCGTCGAAGTGGTGGAGTCCACGGAGGTGATTACCCCGAATCGATCGGTGCTCAGGTGGCATATGTGCCTCTCCACCGGCTCGGCCACGGCTATGTGCCTGCCATCGCTGCTGATCTGTCGGATCCAGAGCGACACGAGGATCTTGTTGCTCGTCTTGGTCTTCATCTCGATCACCTTGCCACTCAGCAGGACCACCCGGCCCTCGTCGCCCTCGATCTGCATCTCGGCCAGCGAGGAGATGTGGCTCTCCGTCTTGCCATTGAGCAGATCGAAGAAGCCCTTGTTCCTCAGCTCCTGGGAGGTGTAGCCCAACAGTTGGCAGGCCTTGTTGTTCACTATGAATATCTGTCCCGTGTTGGCGTCTATGGTGAATATCGCCTTGTTCGGATTGATCACCTTGGAGGAGTGGAGATTCGGAGGCGGCATACTGAACGAACTGGCATCCATCAAGTTCAGCTTACTCGACGAATCCTGGCGACTACTCACAATGGGGTCATCTAAAAGTCATTGGTTTtggtaaataattaaacattgctcgTGTTTGCATTCAACCTGCGTTACCGTTGGCACATCGGTTTCTGGGGCCCTGGGCTTTTGAATTGTTCAGCTTACCAGCGCCTTGGTCCATCACGTCGCCCTGTTCCTCCATTTAAACGGCAGATGTTTTCCAAATTCCAGCAGTTCCAACTTTGGGCCTTAAACTGAATCCCCAAGAGCGCACCATAAACATTGgaattgtgtttttaaaaaaatcaattgtttGGCGCATGCGAGCTAGGGATTTTCCCAGTGGGTCGAAGTTAAGGCTGCCCCTGCTATATAAGCTTGCTTTTTTGGGTTATTTCAACTACTAACAGGTGTTCTGCCTGCAAACTAACCCCCAGTTTTAGTAAAACATCCATGTACTCCATGCATttgcaaaatgttttgaaatgtACCGCTAACAAGTTGCTCGCAGCCCTGGCTTGGCCATCGATATAACGGCTCTAAGTATCGATAACACCTGCCATACTTGTactaagtatatatatatataagctgGGCCTAGCTACGTGTGGAAAAATATCAGGGCGCAATACGAAACGTATTGTTCTTCCGCACGGGaaggttttttgtttggttttctcAAAAAGTATTATACAGTGCACACTGAAGTTATTGAGAAAGGCATACGCAAAATGCCACGAATATCCGAGATCAGCGTTCCCGTGGGATTCCTCCTGCTTATCAGCCTGATAAATGTCGAGGGCCTTGTAAAGGGGGGGAACTACCAAAACTCGGTGTATCAACAGAATCTGGACAGCAACTCGGCAACAGGCTCAACGGCATCGTTTCCCTTCCTGATGCCCATGGTTTCCCCGCAAACAGTAAGTGTATTATTCCAAAATATATGTAAGATATGTAAGTTCGACCCATATGGATGAGCAAACTTCCCCAGCTGTGCGTTTCTGTATCCACTTTTCTCTTTAATCAACAAAACGAACAAATATACAGAGGAACTATATGTCAATGCTTGTACTCTATATGGGATGTGCATTGCATTTGCATCTGGAAAACCTCTTCGTATAATGTGCAAATTTTTCCATATGGTTGGTTAAGGTGCCTCGAATACACACACGATTCGACACCCACATGTAGTGCCTTGGAGTCCGTTGAAACCTGTAGATTGCACTTTTCGAACCTGCGCCGTAGATACAGAAACTTACGAGGGTGGCAAAAAGGGCAGAGGGCCCACCGAAGGCCACTCTGTTATTTGGATTGTGAATAATACTTGTTGACTAATCCAgtttaatattcttttttttaacaaaactaaCAAAACATGTATAGCCGGACTTGTACTTGTGCACTCCAATCAAAGTCGATCCAACTACCACCTACTATATTGGTATGTTCTTGTAACCGAATATcttcaattaaaaactaaatgcttttattttttctaatcCCTATAGTTGGCTTCAATCCCAATGCCACCATGAACACGGCTCATCACATGCTGCTCTACGGATGCGGAGAACCTGGAACAGCGAAAAGTACTTGGTAAGTAGCTGAGTAcatacacccagagaaaaacttcatagtaaaattaaacattacaatacaacattgttttttaaaatacaaaacttatttaaagtAAACTAAAAGCATCATAATGAAATATTAACATATTAAATTGCTTtatccaataaaaaaattgtagatttaaatttttttttaattaaaaactaaatttttccctatataaaaataaaaatgatttaaacaCAACACCCCTCGGGGCTAAATAAGTACCGAAAccatttaattcaaaatgaaaatatttggatttaccatgatttttctctgggttTGTTACTGGAACCCATTAatgacatttaaatattttgcaaaacaGGAACTGCGGCGAGATGAACCGAGCTTCCAAAGAGGAGTCGGCCAGTCCCTGTGCTCCCCACTCGAGTTCTCAGGTATGAAAGTCCCTCTCTCCCCATTTAAATCAGGATAAAGACCGCTAAACATTTAGACATTTATAAGGCACACAAATTTTGGGGGCTCAAGGCGATGGTGGTGGGTTGGCAGCAGGCCAGGCAGATGGGTTGTCCTTTGTGGATCCTAAAACCACCGGTGATGATTCTTTGGCGGCAGATGAAGCACCTGAAGCACTCCACATGCCATTTGGTGGCCAGCGCAACCACAGCCCGATCCTCGATCGGTTCCCCACAGGCGGCACAGCGGGGCGAAAACTGTTCCCGGAAGTGCTTTTTGCAGAAGAGGTATCCGTTGATGTCGAAAAAGGACGATGAGATCAGCGGTTTGCTGCAGCTCACGCACCGGAAACACCTCTCGTGCCACTTGCGGCCCACGGCGCTGAAGCAGCGCTCCAGAATCGGCGTCCGGCAGGCGGAGCACCGAGCGGCATGGTGGCCCAGGTAGCACTCACCGCAGACCACGTCGTCGTCCACGGCGAAGAACAGGCGGGGATCCACCACCAGGCCGCACTCCGTGCAGGTGAAGTGGTGCGGATGGTACGCCTTGCCCAAGCTGCAAACTGCCCGGTGCCGAATCTGCTCGTTGCACCTGCAGCAAATAGAAGGGGTCATGCTTCGAGAAATGCTTTCTGGATaggaaattacaaattttaaaaggattGTCGAAAGATCTATTTTCggtattttctttattttgacAGAAGTGGGAAAGCCTCCAAAGTTTGGGCcagtttaaatataaagataTTAACTCTTCATCTATTTTTTGTATGAATATGAGTATCATTTCCAGGAActacagttaaattttaaaagttacaCTTAGCTAACGTTTTAAACCAACTTTatcataaaattattattatattttgtcaTAAATTTATGACAATCGATTGGGGAAactacaattaaattttaaaaaagttttcgcTCATTTTTACTCAAAGCTTAAAAACCACAAAACCAGAATCTGTTTAAAGCTTATGATAGTTATAgcactaaaa contains:
- the LOC128254009 gene encoding paxillin homolog 1 codes for the protein MTPSICCRCNEQIRHRAVCSLGKAYHPHHFTCTECGLVVDPRLFFAVDDDVVCGECYLGHHAARCSACRTPILERCFSAVGRKWHERCFRCVSCSKPLISSSFFDINGYLFCKKHFREQFSPRCAACGEPIEDRAVVALATKWHVECFRCFICRQRIITGGFRIHKGQPICLACCQPTTIALSPQNLCAL
- the LOC128254064 gene encoding PAS domain-containing serine/threonine-protein kinase isoform X3; translation: MEEQGDVMDQGADDPIVSSRQDSSSKLNLMDASSFSMPPPNLHSSKVINPNKAIFTIDANTGQIFIVNNKACQLLGYTSQELRNKGFFDLLNGKTESHISSLAEMQIEGDEGRVVLLSGKVIEMKTKTSNKILVSLWIRQISSDGRHIAVAEPVERHICHLSTDRFGVITSVDSTTSTIFFYESTESVVGLNVTALIPFIKLPDPDSRELPKSLRKQRATGRTTDNVKFPLCLLLALDEGSGLNITVWVFQNLSGLLVVDDVGNILMCNQPFSLLMFGYGQDKIMNMHISSILPNFGKDSREDKSPNVSNTSITSNDWEPDTDPFVLDNDSSLQSCRKSSANKVAMPVQAHNEASASDVHLEGSGGLFCDLRQPDDCTIDDILTPVNASNSFPADEFEGGLHEMPLDKGKSASTETCDASGSNPATRLLSSINGSFVGEAIHADGTVIEVVYSVLMQILPCSNRVYCIWVCRNPSTRLDGDKYNYANLTSTFNSMASTIEQSLGQVIKSTAAQNSSRPNSLSLVCKYEDELYVGDYSKHYTSIRQIGRGAYGYVNMAFRNTDRLLVITKFILKEKLCSQFMVKSRDCKEVPIEIHLLQTLSHKNIVSVLDVFENDLFYQLVMEKHGSGMDLWTFIERRPLMDEKLGSYIFRQVADAVNYLHEQKILHRDIKDENIIIDHNFNIKLIDFGSATFMEEGKFFSTFYGTTEYCSPEVLAGNRYVGPELEIWALGVTLYVLMFFENPFIDVEETLKAEIQIPKGVSDQLSRLLSSMLNKDPKYRCTMHQLITDPWLTQEVNPSVFSFSWIVPCKAHEANPDIYFSGYLYSSTSVLSTISPQESFSHIEESSIGGSDDARLASHRTGLKLCVNEAKHNKMDTLYAKQFQLNTSVSNHELRASLPDSSHTEIGGSICSSKSENDISKNKLEPCVSAYNVVSLHDVSTKPKTLDLK
- the LOC128254064 gene encoding PAS domain-containing serine/threonine-protein kinase isoform X2; the encoded protein is MEEQGDVMDQGAGKLNNSKAQGPRNRCANDDPIVSSRQDSSSKLNLMDASSFSMPPPNLHSSKVINPNKAIFTIDANTGQIFIVNNKACQLLGYTSQELRNKGFFDLLNGKTESHISSLAEMQIEGDEGRVVLLSGKVIEMKTKTSNKILVSLWIRQISSDGRHIAVAEPVERHICHLSTDRFGVITSVDSTTSTIFFYESTESVVGLNVTALIPFIKLPDPDSRELPKSLRKQRATGRTTDNVKFPLCLLLALDEGSGLNITVWVFQNLSGLLVVDDVGNILMCNQPFSLLMFGYGQDKIMNMHISSILPNFGKDSREDKSPNVSNTSITSNDWEPDTDPFVLDNDSSLQSCRKSSANKVAMPVQAHNEASASDVHLEGSGGLFCDLRQPDDCTIDDILTPVNASNSFPADEFEGGLHEMPLDKGKSASTETCDASGSNPATRLLSSINGSFVGEAIHADGTVIEVVYSVLMQILPCSNRVYCIWVCRNPSTRLDGDKYNYANLTSTFNSMASTIEQSLGQVIKSTAAQNSSRPNSLSLVCKYEDELYVGDYSKHYTSIRQIGRGAYGYVNMAFRNTDRLLVITKFILKEKLCSQFMVKSRDCKEVPIEIHLLQTLSHKNIVSVLDVFENDLFYQLVMEKHGSGMDLWTFIERRPLMDEKLGSYIFRQVADAVNYLHEQKILHRDIKDENIIIDHNFNIKLIDFGSATFMEEGKFFSTFYGTTEYCSPEVLAGNRYVGPELEIWALGVTLYVLMFFENPFIDVEETLKAEIQIPKGVSDQLSRLLSSMLNKDPKYRCTMHQLITDPWLTQEVNPSVFSFSWIVPCKAHEANPDIYFSGYLYSSTSVLSTISPQESFSHIEESSIGGSDDARLASHRTGLKLCVNEAKHNKMDTLYAKQFQLNTSVSNHELRASLPDSSHTEIGGSICSSKSENDISKNKLEPCVSAYNVVSLHDVSTKPKTLDLK
- the LOC128254064 gene encoding PAS domain-containing serine/threonine-protein kinase isoform X1, with amino-acid sequence MEEQGDVMDQGAGKLNNSKAQGPRNRCANGNADDPIVSSRQDSSSKLNLMDASSFSMPPPNLHSSKVINPNKAIFTIDANTGQIFIVNNKACQLLGYTSQELRNKGFFDLLNGKTESHISSLAEMQIEGDEGRVVLLSGKVIEMKTKTSNKILVSLWIRQISSDGRHIAVAEPVERHICHLSTDRFGVITSVDSTTSTIFFYESTESVVGLNVTALIPFIKLPDPDSRELPKSLRKQRATGRTTDNVKFPLCLLLALDEGSGLNITVWVFQNLSGLLVVDDVGNILMCNQPFSLLMFGYGQDKIMNMHISSILPNFGKDSREDKSPNVSNTSITSNDWEPDTDPFVLDNDSSLQSCRKSSANKVAMPVQAHNEASASDVHLEGSGGLFCDLRQPDDCTIDDILTPVNASNSFPADEFEGGLHEMPLDKGKSASTETCDASGSNPATRLLSSINGSFVGEAIHADGTVIEVVYSVLMQILPCSNRVYCIWVCRNPSTRLDGDKYNYANLTSTFNSMASTIEQSLGQVIKSTAAQNSSRPNSLSLVCKYEDELYVGDYSKHYTSIRQIGRGAYGYVNMAFRNTDRLLVITKFILKEKLCSQFMVKSRDCKEVPIEIHLLQTLSHKNIVSVLDVFENDLFYQLVMEKHGSGMDLWTFIERRPLMDEKLGSYIFRQVADAVNYLHEQKILHRDIKDENIIIDHNFNIKLIDFGSATFMEEGKFFSTFYGTTEYCSPEVLAGNRYVGPELEIWALGVTLYVLMFFENPFIDVEETLKAEIQIPKGVSDQLSRLLSSMLNKDPKYRCTMHQLITDPWLTQEVNPSVFSFSWIVPCKAHEANPDIYFSGYLYSSTSVLSTISPQESFSHIEESSIGGSDDARLASHRTGLKLCVNEAKHNKMDTLYAKQFQLNTSVSNHELRASLPDSSHTEIGGSICSSKSENDISKNKLEPCVSAYNVVSLHDVSTKPKTLDLK